The following are from one region of the Methanomassiliicoccales archaeon LGM-DZ1 genome:
- a CDS encoding IspD/TarI family cytidylyltransferase produces the protein MRTVAVILAGGVGKRLGASCPKQFLEIRGKPVIVHTVENFQRNPSVDAVVIVCVPDWIDHMAGLAKEYGLTKVEAIVPGGETSHDSTRNGIFHLRSELGKGDIVIIHDAARPILPQAAIDEMLRVAKEKGNASLAIPCYETVIYTDDQVSGDKELDRNRLMRVQTPQAYEYSDLLSLYDRAEAEDKHDFIYADLVEIYYGRRVYFSRGFANNIKITKQEDIPLCESLMSFSEDQLFNL, from the coding sequence ATGAGGACGGTCGCTGTCATCCTGGCCGGAGGGGTCGGGAAGAGGCTGGGCGCATCATGCCCCAAGCAGTTCCTGGAGATCCGCGGGAAGCCGGTCATCGTCCACACGGTCGAGAACTTCCAGAGGAACCCTTCGGTGGATGCGGTGGTCATCGTATGCGTCCCCGACTGGATAGATCATATGGCCGGGCTCGCCAAAGAATACGGCCTCACCAAGGTGGAGGCCATCGTTCCCGGGGGCGAGACCTCGCACGATTCCACCCGCAACGGCATATTCCATCTGCGCAGCGAGCTCGGGAAAGGCGACATCGTCATAATCCACGATGCGGCGCGCCCCATCCTCCCGCAGGCGGCCATCGACGAGATGCTGAGGGTCGCCAAGGAGAAAGGCAACGCCTCTCTGGCCATCCCCTGCTACGAGACCGTGATATACACGGACGACCAGGTCTCCGGCGACAAGGAACTGGACAGGAACCGCCTGATGCGCGTGCAGACCCCCCAGGCCTATGAGTATTCCGATCTTCTGTCACTGTACGACCGCGCCGAGGCTGAGGATAAGCATGACTTCATCTACGCGGACCTGGTGGAGATCTACTACGGCAGGCGCGTGTACTTCTCCAGGGGATTCGCCAACAACATCAAGATAACCAAGCAGGAGGACATCCCCCTCTGCGAATCGCTGATGTCCTTCTCCGAGGACCAGCTCTTCAACCTGTGA
- the rpiA gene encoding ribose-5-phosphate isomerase RpiA: MDGPKPWEMKRPACEKAVDEYARDGMTVGLGTGNSANYAVMRLAEMAREGADFVCVASSVKTAELAKSLGLNIADISSVSRIDVTFDGADEVDPDLNLMKGLGGALLREKIIAASTAREVIIADDIKLVGRLGEKAPVPVEVCTFGSARTAELLRKLGCEPVLRMHDGSPFVTDGGNLIYDCRFGPIGSPSELEADIDRIPGVIECGIFPGMADSVFIYHGDSDTFEELRRPQI, from the coding sequence GTGGACGGCCCTAAGCCCTGGGAGATGAAGCGCCCCGCCTGCGAGAAGGCAGTAGACGAATACGCGCGCGACGGCATGACCGTCGGCCTCGGAACAGGGAACTCGGCCAATTACGCCGTGATGCGCCTGGCCGAGATGGCCCGCGAAGGGGCGGACTTCGTCTGCGTCGCCTCCTCTGTGAAGACGGCGGAGCTGGCCAAAAGCCTCGGCCTGAATATAGCGGATATCTCCTCCGTCAGCAGGATCGATGTGACATTCGACGGCGCCGACGAGGTGGACCCTGACCTCAATCTCATGAAGGGGCTGGGCGGGGCTCTGCTCAGGGAGAAGATAATAGCCGCTTCGACAGCGCGCGAGGTCATCATCGCCGACGACATCAAGCTCGTGGGCAGGCTGGGCGAGAAGGCCCCCGTTCCGGTGGAGGTCTGCACCTTCGGCAGCGCCCGCACCGCGGAACTGCTCCGGAAGCTCGGGTGCGAGCCCGTGCTCAGGATGCATGACGGGAGCCCGTTCGTCACCGACGGCGGCAACCTGATCTACGACTGCCGCTTCGGCCCGATCGGCAGCCCCTCCGAGCTGGAGGCCGACATCGACCGCATCCCGGGCGTCATCGAATGCGGGATCTTCCCGGGCATGGCCGATTCCGTCTTCATCTACCATGGGGACAGCGATACCTTCGAGGAGCTCCGCCGCCCTCAGATCTGA